The nucleotide window TTAAAACAGACCGGCGACACATTCAGAAAGGAGCAAGTCATGGCGGTATTCGCAACGCAACGACTCTATATCGGCGGCGTGTACGTCGACGCCACCAGCGGCGAAACCTTCGACACGCTCGACCCCGCCACCGGCGAGACGCTCGCGAGCGTGCAGCAGGCCTCGGCAGCCGACGTCGATCGCGCGGTACGATCCGCGCAGGAAGGTCAACGCGAATGGGCCTCGCTCACGGCCATGCAGCGTTCGCGCATTCTGCGCCGCGCGGTGGAGTTGCTGCGCGAGCGCAACGACGAACTCGCCGCGCTCGAAACGCGCGACACCGGCAAGCCGATTGCGGAAACGCTCGCGGTGGATATCGTCACCGGCGCGGATGTGATCGAGTACTACGCGGGGCTCGCCACTGCGATAGAAGGACAGCAGATTCCGTTGCGGCCCACCTCGTTCGTCTATACGCGGCGCGAACCGCTCGGCGTTTGCGCGGGCATCGGCGCATGGAACTACCCGATCCAGATCGCGTGCTGGAAGTCGGCGCCCGCGCTCGCGGCCGGCAACGCGATGATCTTCAAGCCGAGCGAGATCACGCCATTGTCGGCGCTGAAGCTCGCCGATATCTATACCGAAGCCGGCGTGCCCGCGGGCGTGTTCAACGTCGTGCAAGGCGACGGACGCGTCGGCGCGATGCTCGCCGCGCATCCGGACATCGAGAAAATTTCCTTTACCGGCGGCGTGGAAACGGGCAAGAAAGTGATGTCGATGGCGGCCGCGTCGTCGCTGAAAGAAGTGACGATGGAACTCGGCGGCAAATCGCCCCTGCTCGTATTCGACGATGCCAATCTAGAACGCGCCGCCGACATCGCGATGAGCGCCAACTTCTTCAGCTCCGGCCAGGTGTGCACCAACGGCACGCGTGTGTTCGTGCAACGCGGCGTGCTCGAACGCTTCGAGGCCCTGGTGCTGGAACGCGTCAAACGCATTCGCGTGGGCGCGCCCACTGATGCCGATACCAACTTTGGTCCGCTAGTGAGCGCAGTGCAATTGCACAAAGTACTGGGCTACATCGAAAGCGGCAAGCAGGAAGGCGCGCGGCTCCTGGCGGGCGGCAAGCGTCTCACCGAAGGCCACTTCGGCAACGGCCAGTATGTCGAGCCGACAGTTTTTGCCGACTGTCATGACGACATGCGCATCGTCCGCGAAGAAATCTTCGGGCCGGTGATGAGCATCCTCGTTTTCGACGACGAAGGCGAAGCCATCGCGCGCGCGAACCGCACCGCTTATGGCCTCGCCGCAGGCGTCGTGACCGAGAACCTGGCGCGCGCGCATCGCGTGATTCATCGGCTGGAAGCAGGTATCTGCTGGATCAACACGTGGGGCGAATCGCCCGCGGAAATGCCGGTGGGCGGGTACAAGCAATCGGGCGTCGGGCGCGAAAACGGCATCACCACGCTCGAACACTACACTCGCATCAAGTCCGTGCAGGTCGAACTCGGCCCGTATCAACCGGTGTTTTGAGGAGAGCTGGCGATGGCTGCGAACGAATACGACTACATCATCGTGGGCGCGGGTTCGGCGGGTAACGTGCTCGCCTCGCGCCTGACCGAGGACGCGGACGTGACCGTGCTGCTGCTCGAAGCAGGCGGCCCCGACTACCGCTTCGATTTCCGCACGCAGATGCCGGCCGCGCTCGCCTTTCCGCTGCAAGGCCGCCGCTACAACTGGGCGTACGAAACGGACCCCGAGCCGCACATGAACAACCGGCGCATGGAATGCGGGCGTGGGAAAGGGCTCGGCGGATCGTCGCTGATCAACGGCATGTGCTATATCCGCGGCAATGCGCTCGATTACGACGGCTGGGCCGCGCATGCCGGACTGGAAAACTGGACCTATCTGGATTGTCTGCCGTATTTCCGCAAGGCCGAAGCGCGCGATGCGGGCCCGAACGCGTACCACGGCGGCGACGGTCCGGTGCACGTGACCACCAGCAAGCCCGGCAACAACCCGCTCTTTGCCGCGATGGTCGACGCCGGTGTGCAGGCCGGCTTTCCGCGCACCGACGATCTGAACGGCTATCAGCAGGAAGGTTTCGGCCCGATGGATCGCACGGTCACGGCGAACGGCCGGCGCGCCAGCACGGCGCGCGGCTATCTGGATCGCGCGAAGACGCGGCCGAATCTGACCATCGTCACGCATGCCGTGACGGATCGCGTGCTGTTCTCCGGCAAGCGCGCGGTCGGCGTCGCGTATTTGCATCATGGCAATGCGGTGAAGGCGCAGGCACGCCGCGAGGTGCTGGTGTGCAGCGGCGCGATCGCCTCGCCGCAATTGCTGCAGCGCTCGGGCGTGGGTCGCTCGACATGGCTGCGCGACCTCGACGTGCCGCTCGTTCACGATCTGCCAGGTGTCGGCGAGAACCTGCAGGACCATCTGGAGATGTATATCCAGTACGAGTGCAAGGAGCCTGTTTCGCTTTATCCGGCGTTGCAGTGGTGGAATCAACCGGCTATCGGACTCGAATGGATGGTCAAGGGCATGGGCATCGGCGCGAGCAACCAGTTCGAGGCAGGCGGTTTCATCCGCACGCGTGACGACGATTTGTGGCCCAACATCCAGTATCACTTCCTGCCGGTCGCGATCAACTACAACGGTTCAAATGCCATCAAAATGCACGGCTTTCAGGCGCACGTCGGTTCGATGCGCTCGCCGAGCCGCGGCCGAGTGAAGCTCACGTCGCGCGATCCGAACGCGCATCCGAGCATCCTGTTCAACTACATGGCCGATCCGCTCGACTGGCGCGAATTCCGCGACGGCATTCGCATCACGCGCGAGATCATGCGGCAACCGGTGCTGGACCGGTATCGCGGCCGCGAACTGAATCCCGGCGCCGAGCTGACTACCGACGAACAGCTCGACACTTTCGTGCGCATGCGGGCGGAGACGGCGTTTCATCCGTCGTGTTCGTGCAAGATGGGCTACGACGATATGGCCGTGGTCGATAGCGAGGGCCGCGTGCACGGCATGGAAGCGCTGCGCGTGGTGGACGCGTCGATCATGCCGCGCATCACGACCGGCAATCTGAACGCGCCGACCATCATGCTGGCGGAGAAGATCGCCGATCGGATTCGCGGACGTGAACCGCTGGCGCGAGTGGACACGCCCTACTTCGTGGCGAATGGCGTGGCGTCGAGAAAGCGCGAAATCGCGACGGTTTGACACCGCTGTCTGCCCACAAGTTTTTCTTTACCCTCGCGCAAGTTATCCTCGATTGTCAGCGTCTGGCAAAAGTTGGATAGTGCGGCCTCAAGGCGCTCCGAGTGATTGTGGAGCGCCTCCGCCGACAGACATTCAAGGAAACGCGAGAGATGAAGTTCAGAGCCCTCAGCCTCACGGCGACCGTAGTCTTTGCGTTAGCCGCTCCCATGAGCCACGCAGCCGATACCACGCAAGACAGCATCAAACGGACGGTCGACGCGGCGATCCAGCCGCTCATGGCGAAAGACGGCATTCATGGCATGGCGGTCGGTATCATCGTCGGGGGCAAGCCTTATGTGTACAACTACGGCGTGGCGTCGACGGAAACCGGCAAGCCCGTGACGCGCGACACGCTGTTCGAACTCGGCTCGATCAGCAAGACCTTCACGGCGACGCTGGCTTCGTATGCGCAGGTCAGCGGCGATCTTTCCCTGTCGGATACGACGAGCAAGTATTTGCCCGTGCTTCAGGGCAGTCAGTTCGGCAACGTGAAGCTCGTCAATCTGGGCACGCACACGCCCGGCGGGCTGCCCTTGCAGGTGCCGGACGAAATCCATAACGACGACGAACTCATGCAGTATTTCAAGGCATGGCAGCCCAGTTGCGCAACGGGCACGTGCCGGACTTACGCTAATCCCGGCATCGGCACGCTCGGGCTGATCACGGCAAAGAGCATGGGGCAGGATTTCACGGCGTTGATGGAACGGCGCATGTTTCCCGCGTTGGGATTGAAGAACAGTTATATCGACGTCCCGACAGCGCGGATGCCGGATTACGCGCAAGGCTATAAGAAAGACGGCGCGCCGATCCGCATGGCGCCCGGCGTGCTGTCCGCCGAAGCCTATGGCGTCAAGTCCACCGCCGCCGACATGACGCGCTTCGTGCAGGCCAACATGAATCTGCTTCAACTCGATGCGAAGTTGCAGCGCGCGATCACGGAAACGCACACCGGCTACTTCAAGGCAGGTGTGTTGACCCAGGATCTGATCTGGGAGCAATACGCGTATCCGGTCGCATTGAAGACGTTGCTGGTGGGCAATTCGTCGGCGATGGTTTTGAAGGCGATACCCGCTGTTGAAATCAAGCCGCCGCTCGTGCCTCGTTCAGATGTCTGGATCAACAAGACCGGTTCGACCAATGGGTTCGGCGCTTATGTGGCTTTCGTTCCCGAGAAACAGTTGGGCATTGTGATGCTTGCCAACAAGAACTTCCCGAACGAGGATCGGGTGGCTGCTGCCTATAAGATTTTGACGGCGCTTGCTGAGTCCGCGCGTTGAATAGGGGCGACTCGATCATGAACAGCTTGCGTTGCGTGCCGTTGATCGCTGCGGTTCTTATGAATCTGCCTTCGGCTAATGCCGGCGAAAAAGCGCCTGATGCCAAAGAGACCGTGGTGCTTCAACGCGTCCCCGTTCCGGGAACGGACCGCGAAATGGGCATGGGCATCGCCGAATTCCCACCCAATGCGGCCAAGCCGAAGCACAAGGCAACCGGGCCGGAGGTCGCCTATGTGCTCGAAGGCGAAGTCACGGTGCAGGTCGAGGGGCGAGCGGCGCAAGTCGTTCACGCCGGCGAGAGTTACCGGATGCCGGCGAATGTTGTCCATGTAACGACTGCCGGACCGGTGGGCGCGAAAGTGCTGGCGACGTGGGCTTGGGTGCCTGGGAAGCCGTTTAATATTCGCGTGCAGAATTGAACGACCAAGGGTGCAGTTCAACGGACTGCACCTTGAGTCACGCGCTCACTCCCGCACCGGACTCAACACCCCCCGCGCATCCGTTTCAACCGCTTCCGACACCAGCGTCTCGAGCGCCAATCCACGCGTCTCGATGCCAAGGATCCACACCGCCGCCGCCGCGATCACAAAACACATCGCGCCGAGCGAGAACACGCCGCCCTGGCCAAACATCGGCAACACCACGCCCACCACGTAAGGCCCGATCAGCGAACCGACGCGGCCGATTGCCGACGCGAAACCCGAACCCGTCGCGCGCGCACCGGTCCCGTACAGTTCCGGCGTATAGGTGTACAACACCGCCCACATCGCAAACAGGAAGAACTGCATCGCCAGCCCAGCGCAGATCAGCAAGGTCGGCGTCTGCGCATGTAGCGCCGTTTGTCCATAGACGTAGGCCATTACCGCGCTGCCCGCGAGCGACGCGATGCAAGTCGGTTTACGCCCCCAACGTTCGACCAACCACGCCGCGCAAATAAACCCGGGAATCCCACCGAGTGAAATCAGCACCGTGTACAACACCGACTTCGTCACCGCAAAGCCTGCCTGCTGCATCAATGCGCCGAGCCACGAAGTCAGCCCATAGAAACCGAGCAGCGCGAAAAACCACAGCGTCCACACCATGATCGTGCGACGCCGGTAAGCCATACTCCAGATCTCACGGAACGCCCCCGTACTTTTCGCGGCCGGCGGTTCTGCGAGCATGACAGGCGCGCGCAACTGACTCAGCCCGGCCGCTTTCATCACCTTCACTTCGATCTCGGCGAGAATCTTGTCCGCTTCACCGAGACGTCCGCGATGTTCGAGCCAGCGCGGCGATTCCGGCACGACGCGGCGCACGATCAGCACGAATACAGCGGGAATCGCGAGCAGCGCAAACTCCGTGCGCCAGCCGAAGGACGGTAAGACGAAGTACGACACCACGCCCGAGGTAATGAAGCCAAGCGGCCAGAAACCGTCCATCAGTGCAATCAGGCGGCCGCGCGACGCAGCCGGCACGAACTCCGACAACAACGTCTGCGCGATCGGAAACTCCATGCCCATGCCGAAGCCGAGCAGCACGCGATAGAAGATCAACCCTTCGACGCTCTGTGCCGTCGAGCACAAATACGACGCGAGTCCCCACAACACCATGCTCCACTGAAACACAGGCCGGCGTCCGAAACGATCCGCCAGCAATCCCGCGATCGCCGCGCCGATCACCATGCCGAAGAAACTCGCGCTGGCCACCAGCCCGGCCGTTGCGGTCGATAAGCCGAATTCCGTCTTGATCGAACCGAGCACGAAGGTCATCGTGCCAAGATCGACGGAATCGAAAAAGAACGCGATGGCGATGATGATGAAAATGGTCCGGTGATAACCGGAGAACGGCAGTCGTTCGAGTCGTGCGGCGGCGCTCGCGCGCGGCGGATAGGCGGTGGACATGTCATCCCCTGGTTAATGCGGCGAGTGCCGCGTGGGTACTCCGAGGTGTTTTCAGTAGAAGCCGACATAAATCGGCCACATAGAAGAAATACGTCATCGGGATGGAACGGGCGCGTCGTTCCTTCCATGCAGGTCGCGAGGCTCAGGGCCGCAAACGCGCCCGTGCAGCGCCGGCAATGCGCGAGAGCGCATCCGCGCTCAGCCGTGCGGCGATTCTTTCGACGTATTCATGATGACGCGCCTGCAACGGCGCGCCGAGTTGCTGCGCGAGGAGATAGCGGATCAGCGCGATGCGCCGATGCCGCAGCACGATGCTCTGGTCGAGCAACGCAAGCGCGGCATGGGCATCGCCTTCGTGGCACGCCCGCTCGGTGAGGCGCGCGGTGGCTAGACGTGTCGACGTCATGGCGAATATCGAGGATGAAACGCGCGAGCGGTTCGAACAGGACCGCTCGCTGCGCCTTACGACATCAGCGGCTCGGCCGCGTCGAGCATCATTTTCACGAAATAGTCCGCAAAGCTGCGTCGCACGACGATGTCGAAGCTGCTCGCGCCGGTGGGCAGCAACGTCATCGATGCCTTGAAATAGTGGCTCTGCGCGCATTGCCCTTCGCCGAACAGCTTGGGATGCAGATCGAGCGGACAACCGCGCGACAGCACTTCACGCGTGCGCGTGCCGCTGATTTCGAGCACCGTATAGCCGCTGCCGATATCCACTGCCGACGCGAACACGCCCGCGAACGCCGCGCCGAGTTTCGCCTGCAACGGCGCGGTACGCGTCGCGTCGTGCGCCGTGGCCGAGCGCACCAGCCACTCGTCCGGGCCGAGCCACATCACGTCGTAGCCGTTGCCGCGCGCCACCGTGTTCGCCTTTTCAGGCGGACGGCAGCCGAGCACACTTTCAAAGGCGCGCACGAACGCGGCGTCACGCGTATCGCCGCGCACGTTCACGAGTTCCAGAAACGGCCGCTCGTTCAATCTGAACGTCGCGTTTGCCGTCGCCTGATGCTTCTTCAGCAGCGCGTCCGTGCCCACCAGCGGCGACTCCTGCCACACGCCGGTCTGCTTGCCGACAGCACGATCCACGACCGACGCCGTCCCTCTCGTTTCATTCCACATGTTGACGTGCTCCTTCGCTGTCGTAGAACACCGAACTGGTGACCTTCGCTGCAATCTGTTTGCCGCTCGAAAGCGGAATCGTGACCGTTTCGCCGATCTTGTCGAGACCGCCCTTGACGACCGCCATCGCGATCGAGCGCTTGAGGATCGGGCTGTAGTAGCTCGACGTGACATGGCCGAGCATCGCCGCCGTCTCGCCCTGGAATGGGCCCGCGACGATCTGCGAACCCTCGGGTATCACGAACGACGGATCGTCCGAGAGCAAGCCGACCAGTTGTTTGCGCCCTGCCTTCGCGGTGTCCGAGCGCGTCAGCGAACGCTTGCCGAGAAAGTCCTTCGACTTCGCGACGAGCCCGCCCATGCCGAGGTCGTACGGCGTCATCGAGCCGTCCGTATCCTGGCCGACGATGATATAGCCCTTCTCCGCGCGCAGCACGTGCATGGTTTCGGTGCCGTACGGCGTGATGTCGAATTCCGCGCCCGCCGCCATCAGCGCTTCCCACACCGCGCGCCCGACGTTGGCCGGCACGTTCACTTCATAAGCCAGTTCGCCCGAGAAGCTGATGCGCATCACGCGTGAGGCCGCGCCCGCCACCGTGCCTTCGCGATAACTCATGAACGGAAACGCCGCGTTCGCGAAGTCGATGTCCTGGCAGACCTTCTGCAGCACCTTGCGGCTGTTCGGACCGACCACGGCGAAAGTCGCCCAATGATCCGTCACCGACGCGAGCCGCACGCGCATGTCCGGCCATTCGGTTTGCAGCCAGCGTTCGAGCCACGTCAACACGCGCGCCGCGCCGCCGGTGGTGGTCGTCATCATGTAGTGCTGGTCGGCGAGGCGCACGGTCACGCCGTCGTCGAAGATCATGCCGTTTTCGTCGAGCATCAGACCGTAGCGGCACTTGCCGACCTCCAGCTTGCTCCACGGATTCGTGTAGACCCAGTTCAGCAGCTTCGCCGAATCCGGGCCCTGAATGTCGATCTTGCCGAGCGTGGAGGCGTCGAGAATACCGACGCTCGTGCGCACCGCAAGCGATTCGCGCGCCACCGCCGCGTGCATGTCTTCGCCCGCCTTCGGGTAGTACCACGGACGCTTCCAGTTGCCCACATCCTCGAAAGCCGCGCCGTTTTCCACGTGCCATTCGTGCACCGCCGTCTTGCGCACCGGATCGAGAAATTCACCCAACTCGCGGCCGGCAAACGTGCCGAAGGTGACGGGCGTGTAGTTCGGACGGAAGGTCGTCGTGCCGGTCTCGGGAATCGTCTTGCCGAGCGCCTGCGCGAGAATCGCCATGCCGTTGATGTTGCCGAGCTTGCCCTGGTCCGTGCCGAAACCCATCGCCGTATAACGCTTGACGTGCTCGACCGATTCGAAGCCCTCGCGCGCCGCGAGGAAAATATCCGCGGCCGACACGTCGTTCTGGAAATCGATGAACTGCTTCGGCCCGCGCGTAGCCAGTTCGCGGCCGCCGACCAGCCAGAGCGGCTGCATCTTCGCTTCCGTGATCTCGGCCACCTGCACGGGATTCGGACGCGCGACGATAAAGCCCGCCGCGCGGGCCGCCTCGACGCCGGCATCGACCGCAAAACGGATGCCCTGGCCCAGCGTGAAGTCGCCGGCACAGGCGCCGACGCTCGTCTCCGGCTGCATCGCCTTGCCCGGCACGAAGCAGGCCTTCTCGTCATGCCAGTGCGCCTTGCCGCCCGATTGCGCGAACAAATGCAGCACCGGGCTCCAGCCGCCGGACATCGCGAGCAGATCGCAAGAAAGTTCGCTCTGCTTCGCACCGATCTGTCCGTTCGAATACGACGCGACGTCCACCGAGGCCACGCGCAGTTTGCCGTGCGCCGCCGTGATCACGACACCGTTCAACACTTTGACGCCGTATCGGCGTGCCAAAGCGGGCAGCGTGCCCTTCGACTCGCTTGCGCGCGGATCCACCACCGTCACCTGGGCGCCGGACGCTTTCAGATCGAGCGCGCATTGATAGCCGTCGTCGTTATTGGTGAACACCACCGCGTTGCGGCCCGGCAGCACCGCATAGCGATGCAGATAGGTCGACACGGCCGACGCCAGCATCACGCCCGGCAGATCGTTGTTGCCGAACACGATGGGACGCTCATGCGCGCCCGTCGCGAGAATCACGCGTTTCGCGCGGATCTTCCACATCAGCTCGCGCGTGCCCTTGCGCTGCGACACCGGCAGATGCTCGGTGAGCCGCTGCGTCACCGTCACGAGATTGTGGTCCTGATAGCCGAATGCCGTGCTGCGGCACAGGATCTTCACTTCGGGCATCTGCCGCAGTTCGTCTTCGATTTTCTGCACCCAGTGCAGCGCAGGCTTGCCGTCGATCTCCGCGCGGCACGACAGCAGCGAGCCGCCGAGTTCCGGCTGATCGTCGACCAGCGTCACGCGCGCGCCGGACAACGCGGCGGCATGCGCGGCCGCGAGGCCGGTCGGGCCACCGCCCACCACCAGCACGTCGCAATGTGCAAAGCACTTGTCGTAGCGGTCCGCGTCCGTGTGTTCCGGCGCCTTGCCGAGACCGGCGGCGTCGCGGATCACTTCTTCATACTTCGGCCAGAATTTGCGCGGCCACATGAAAGTCTTGTAGTAGAAGCCCGCCGGAATGAAGCGCGCGAACTTCTGGTTGACCGCCATGCGGTCTTTCTCGATGCTCGGCTTCGCGTTCACGCTAGTGGCGACGAGCCCTTGATACAACTCGACTTCGGTCGCGCGCGCGTTCGGCACCGTGTACGCGCCGGTTTCGAGTTGCACGACGGCATTCGGCTCTTCCACACCCGCCGTGACGATGCCGCGCGGCCGGTGATATTTCCAGCTACGCGCGACGAAATGCTCGCCGTTCGCGAGCAGCGCCGAAGCCAGCGTGTCGCCCTGATAGCCCTGGTACTGGCGGCCGTTGAAGGTGAACGTCAGCGGCTGGGCGCGATTGATGCGGCCGCCGTTGGGGAGTCGGTCTTTCTGGCTCATGATGCCTTGCCCTCTTGTGCCTTGTTTTGTGCTTTGGCGTCAGTGCTGTCCATCACGAGCAAAGGCCGCTCAAATGTTTCGTAGCCCTGGATCTCGTAGCTCACCGTTTCGCGCTGCGCCTTGAACCAGCGGCGGCAGCCTTGCGTGTGCATCCATTGCTCGCGATGCACGCCGCGCGGATTCTTGCGCATGAACAGGTAGTCGCCCCATTCCTTGTCGGTGAGTGTGTCGGTGTCGAGCGGACGGGCAATGTCCGCTTCGCCGCCGCAGGAAAATTCGGTTTCGGCGCGGGGCCCGCACCACGGGCATTCGATCAATAGCATCTGGTTTTCCTCGTCGCAATGCGTGGTGTTAGTGGGCAACAGCGGCGGCGCCGTGTTCGTCGATCAGGTGGCCGGTATAGAAACGCTCCAGCGAGAA belongs to Paraburkholderia aromaticivorans and includes:
- the ampC gene encoding class C beta-lactamase, which translates into the protein MKFRALSLTATVVFALAAPMSHAADTTQDSIKRTVDAAIQPLMAKDGIHGMAVGIIVGGKPYVYNYGVASTETGKPVTRDTLFELGSISKTFTATLASYAQVSGDLSLSDTTSKYLPVLQGSQFGNVKLVNLGTHTPGGLPLQVPDEIHNDDELMQYFKAWQPSCATGTCRTYANPGIGTLGLITAKSMGQDFTALMERRMFPALGLKNSYIDVPTARMPDYAQGYKKDGAPIRMAPGVLSAEAYGVKSTAADMTRFVQANMNLLQLDAKLQRAITETHTGYFKAGVLTQDLIWEQYAYPVALKTLLVGNSSAMVLKAIPAVEIKPPLVPRSDVWINKTGSTNGFGAYVAFVPEKQLGIVMLANKNFPNEDRVAAAYKILTALAESAR
- the betB gene encoding betaine-aldehyde dehydrogenase encodes the protein MAVFATQRLYIGGVYVDATSGETFDTLDPATGETLASVQQASAADVDRAVRSAQEGQREWASLTAMQRSRILRRAVELLRERNDELAALETRDTGKPIAETLAVDIVTGADVIEYYAGLATAIEGQQIPLRPTSFVYTRREPLGVCAGIGAWNYPIQIACWKSAPALAAGNAMIFKPSEITPLSALKLADIYTEAGVPAGVFNVVQGDGRVGAMLAAHPDIEKISFTGGVETGKKVMSMAAASSLKEVTMELGGKSPLLVFDDANLERAADIAMSANFFSSGQVCTNGTRVFVQRGVLERFEALVLERVKRIRVGAPTDADTNFGPLVSAVQLHKVLGYIESGKQEGARLLAGGKRLTEGHFGNGQYVEPTVFADCHDDMRIVREEIFGPVMSILVFDDEGEAIARANRTAYGLAAGVVTENLARAHRVIHRLEAGICWINTWGESPAEMPVGGYKQSGVGRENGITTLEHYTRIKSVQVELGPYQPVF
- the betA gene encoding choline dehydrogenase, whose amino-acid sequence is MAANEYDYIIVGAGSAGNVLASRLTEDADVTVLLLEAGGPDYRFDFRTQMPAALAFPLQGRRYNWAYETDPEPHMNNRRMECGRGKGLGGSSLINGMCYIRGNALDYDGWAAHAGLENWTYLDCLPYFRKAEARDAGPNAYHGGDGPVHVTTSKPGNNPLFAAMVDAGVQAGFPRTDDLNGYQQEGFGPMDRTVTANGRRASTARGYLDRAKTRPNLTIVTHAVTDRVLFSGKRAVGVAYLHHGNAVKAQARREVLVCSGAIASPQLLQRSGVGRSTWLRDLDVPLVHDLPGVGENLQDHLEMYIQYECKEPVSLYPALQWWNQPAIGLEWMVKGMGIGASNQFEAGGFIRTRDDDLWPNIQYHFLPVAINYNGSNAIKMHGFQAHVGSMRSPSRGRVKLTSRDPNAHPSILFNYMADPLDWREFRDGIRITREIMRQPVLDRYRGRELNPGAELTTDEQLDTFVRMRAETAFHPSCSCKMGYDDMAVVDSEGRVHGMEALRVVDASIMPRITTGNLNAPTIMLAEKIADRIRGREPLARVDTPYFVANGVASRKREIATV
- a CDS encoding cupin domain-containing protein, with protein sequence MNSLRCVPLIAAVLMNLPSANAGEKAPDAKETVVLQRVPVPGTDREMGMGIAEFPPNAAKPKHKATGPEVAYVLEGEVTVQVEGRAAQVVHAGESYRMPANVVHVTTAGPVGAKVLATWAWVPGKPFNIRVQN
- a CDS encoding sarcosine oxidase subunit gamma, which gives rise to MWNETRGTASVVDRAVGKQTGVWQESPLVGTDALLKKHQATANATFRLNERPFLELVNVRGDTRDAAFVRAFESVLGCRPPEKANTVARGNGYDVMWLGPDEWLVRSATAHDATRTAPLQAKLGAAFAGVFASAVDIGSGYTVLEISGTRTREVLSRGCPLDLHPKLFGEGQCAQSHYFKASMTLLPTGASSFDIVVRRSFADYFVKMMLDAAEPLMS
- a CDS encoding sarcosine oxidase subunit alpha family protein, with translation MSQKDRLPNGGRINRAQPLTFTFNGRQYQGYQGDTLASALLANGEHFVARSWKYHRPRGIVTAGVEEPNAVVQLETGAYTVPNARATEVELYQGLVATSVNAKPSIEKDRMAVNQKFARFIPAGFYYKTFMWPRKFWPKYEEVIRDAAGLGKAPEHTDADRYDKCFAHCDVLVVGGGPTGLAAAHAAALSGARVTLVDDQPELGGSLLSCRAEIDGKPALHWVQKIEDELRQMPEVKILCRSTAFGYQDHNLVTVTQRLTEHLPVSQRKGTRELMWKIRAKRVILATGAHERPIVFGNNDLPGVMLASAVSTYLHRYAVLPGRNAVVFTNNDDGYQCALDLKASGAQVTVVDPRASESKGTLPALARRYGVKVLNGVVITAAHGKLRVASVDVASYSNGQIGAKQSELSCDLLAMSGGWSPVLHLFAQSGGKAHWHDEKACFVPGKAMQPETSVGACAGDFTLGQGIRFAVDAGVEAARAAGFIVARPNPVQVAEITEAKMQPLWLVGGRELATRGPKQFIDFQNDVSAADIFLAAREGFESVEHVKRYTAMGFGTDQGKLGNINGMAILAQALGKTIPETGTTTFRPNYTPVTFGTFAGRELGEFLDPVRKTAVHEWHVENGAAFEDVGNWKRPWYYPKAGEDMHAAVARESLAVRTSVGILDASTLGKIDIQGPDSAKLLNWVYTNPWSKLEVGKCRYGLMLDENGMIFDDGVTVRLADQHYMMTTTTGGAARVLTWLERWLQTEWPDMRVRLASVTDHWATFAVVGPNSRKVLQKVCQDIDFANAAFPFMSYREGTVAGAASRVMRISFSGELAYEVNVPANVGRAVWEALMAAGAEFDITPYGTETMHVLRAEKGYIIVGQDTDGSMTPYDLGMGGLVAKSKDFLGKRSLTRSDTAKAGRKQLVGLLSDDPSFVIPEGSQIVAGPFQGETAAMLGHVTSSYYSPILKRSIAMAVVKGGLDKIGETVTIPLSSGKQIAAKVTSSVFYDSEGARQHVE
- a CDS encoding sarcosine oxidase subunit delta is translated as MLLIECPWCGPRAETEFSCGGEADIARPLDTDTLTDKEWGDYLFMRKNPRGVHREQWMHTQGCRRWFKAQRETVSYEIQGYETFERPLLVMDSTDAKAQNKAQEGKAS
- a CDS encoding MFS transporter, which translates into the protein MSTAYPPRASAAARLERLPFSGYHRTIFIIIAIAFFFDSVDLGTMTFVLGSIKTEFGLSTATAGLVASASFFGMVIGAAIAGLLADRFGRRPVFQWSMVLWGLASYLCSTAQSVEGLIFYRVLLGFGMGMEFPIAQTLLSEFVPAASRGRLIALMDGFWPLGFITSGVVSYFVLPSFGWRTEFALLAIPAVFVLIVRRVVPESPRWLEHRGRLGEADKILAEIEVKVMKAAGLSQLRAPVMLAEPPAAKSTGAFREIWSMAYRRRTIMVWTLWFFALLGFYGLTSWLGALMQQAGFAVTKSVLYTVLISLGGIPGFICAAWLVERWGRKPTCIASLAGSAVMAYVYGQTALHAQTPTLLICAGLAMQFFLFAMWAVLYTYTPELYGTGARATGSGFASAIGRVGSLIGPYVVGVVLPMFGQGGVFSLGAMCFVIAAAAVWILGIETRGLALETLVSEAVETDARGVLSPVRE